Genomic window (Nitrosophilus kaiyonis):
AAAAAGCGAAATTGATAACATTTTAGGATTTTTAGCTACTAATAAAGACACTCTAATCTATAGAATATATAAAAAATTAAAATCTAATTGATTTTGCATAGCTGTTTATAATAATTTGATTAAATTCAGAAACATTCATATTAAATTCATTTAAATATTTATAAAGCATACTATTATCTCCGGCTTCTTGGGCAATAATAAAATTTAAAAGTTTTCCATATATATTATATCTATACATGATAGCATCTTTTATTTCCTTGCTAATTCTCATACTTTTAAAAATTTCATCTATTGGAACTTCAAAAATAACGTCAATTAAAGATAATAGTCCAGTAAGATATGCAATTTCTTCATCTATTTTTATTTTTTTAGCTAAAAGTGACATTAAATCAGCTCTATTTTTAGCTAGCATTAATATAGGGTTTGAAGAAATATCCTCTTCTAAGCCTGAGTATAACATTAAAATAAGCCATCTTTTTAAATTTTTCATACCCAAAAGGGCAACTGCATGTTTCACTGAAGAGATCTCTTGTCTAAAAGAAAAGTAAGCTGAGTTCATTAGTTTTAAAAGATTAATTGTTAATTTTGGTTCTTGTTTTATAAGTTCAACAATTTCGCTAATTTCTGCATTATTATCTATCAAATTTAATATGGAAATAATAGTAAATCTATCTGGATTTAACATTTTTTGTTTTGAAACTACAGGTTTTGAAAAAAAATAGCCCTGAAAAAGATCAAATCCCATAGATTTATATTTTTCAAAATCCTCTTCATTTTCAACTTTTTCAGCTAATAATAAAGAATCTAATTTTTGAAAATAATCTATTTTTTTAAACATCTCTTTTTCATGATGATTTACATCAGCTATATCAAATTTGATAATATCAAAAAGTGGAAAATAGTCTTCATATATTTTAAAGTTATTTGGGTCACAAAAATAATCATCAAGTGCAAATTTATAACCCTTTTCCTTTAAATACCAAATCCTTTCTATAACTTTTTTTGAAGGCACAACTGT
Coding sequences:
- a CDS encoding EAL and HDOD domain-containing protein, with protein sequence MLNDVFLGRQPILDSDNKIFGYEILFRSNEENVCTESDNIRATSHILTILFNNIDFKSLTGNKLGFINVDNNLLESDILSLIPPQKFIIEVLETVVPSKKVIERIWYLKEKGYKFALDDYFCDPNNFKIYEDYFPLFDIIKFDIADVNHHEKEMFKKIDYFQKLDSLLLAEKVENEEDFEKYKSMGFDLFQGYFFSKPVVSKQKMLNPDRFTIISILNLIDNNAEISEIVELIKQEPKLTINLLKLMNSAYFSFRQEISSVKHAVALLGMKNLKRWLILMLYSGLEEDISSNPILMLAKNRADLMSLLAKKIKIDEEIAYLTGLLSLIDVIFEVPIDEIFKSMRISKEIKDAIMYRYNIYGKLLNFIIAQEAGDNSMLYKYLNEFNMNVSEFNQIIINSYAKSIRF